A DNA window from Choristoneura fumiferana chromosome 2, NRCan_CFum_1, whole genome shotgun sequence contains the following coding sequences:
- the LOC141445271 gene encoding post-GPI attachment to proteins factor 2-like — MVIDAQVEPSPNVDVSHDNARTNDKCSINRTVKTLDIQGILWQCGLREICIAALWLPLGALIFCYVTASVFQADDIHETHCRVYNVVPSISAITGISPQRYVWRICIAFHLGPRLLIGSIYYNYHKLRNLHITEDKARLEATQLGEACYWLNLVELCALTGVTYVSNRENYFVHEKIFIVFMVAALFHMLCRARVGCIASDAVEPVRTNKLVWILFYVSIAATVGLVVFFLRHRLLCRPLAFTWFSVCEYILATANMAFHAIVVRDLPLHEVHVVSPPHLKTN, encoded by the exons ATGGTAATTGACGCACAAGTAGAGCCGTCACCTAATGTGGATGTGTCCCATGATAATGCCCGCACAAACGACAAGTGCAGCATAAATAGGACTGTTAAGACATTGGACATTCAG ggAATTCTTTGGCAATGTGGTCTGAGAGAAATCTGCATAGCTGCTCTTTGGCTTCCACTAGGTGCTTTAatattttgttacgtgacagcaTCTGTATTCCAAGCAGATGATATACACGAAACACATTGTAGG GTTTACAACGTAGTGCCGTCAATAAGTGCGATTACAGGCATCAGCCCGCAGCGGTACGTGTGGAGGATATGCATTGCCTTCCACCTCGGACCAAGACTGTTAATAGGCTCCATCTACTATAACTATCATAAATTGCGCAATCTTCACATTACTGAGGATAAA GCTCGTTTGGAAGCAACCCAACTGGGAGAAGCGTGCTACTGGCTCAACTTAGTGGAGCTGTGTGCTCTCACCGGAGTCACATACGTTTCCAATAGGGAAAATTATT TCGTACACGAGAAGATATTCATAGTGTTCATGGTGGCAGCTCTCTTCCACATGCTATGTCGGGCGCGTGTCGGCTGTATCGCCAGTGACGCGGTAGAACCAGTGCGGACCAACAAACTGGTGTGGATACTGTTCTACGTGTCCATAGCGGCCACTGTGGGGTTGGTCGTGTTTTTCCTGCGGCATAGGCTACTGTGCCGGCctttag CGTTCACCTGGTTCTCAGTTTGCGAGTACATCCTAGCAACAGCCAACATGGCGTTCCACGCGATCGTGGTGCGAGATCTCCCTCTCCACGAGGTACACGTTGTATCCCCCCCACATCTGAAGACTAATTAA